A portion of the Melanotaenia boesemani isolate fMelBoe1 chromosome 2, fMelBoe1.pri, whole genome shotgun sequence genome contains these proteins:
- the LOC121634705 gene encoding germ cell-specific gene 1-like protein, translated as MMAFLQRMRSPSLSFFQTVVSLLLSTVALVSSFWCVGKQKVPKPLCSATKHSNCIPVPGMSNSSNIQFFWETGDDRFVFPTFHTGLFFICEENIYADEWEEKCRGFYTLTPGSEKAMMWLSLSMELAYIGLLLISCMLLSVQLCIRAWFPSTLRWGQLLNAFAAIFTVLGGLLGMVGHMMFMQVFQTTVSMGPEDFKPHSYGYSWAFYVAWVAFTVCMAAGVSTLNNYTKKVLMVGPRRTSSLNPCSYNFVGLFPPAPYYTPPNPAITLAPPLSAPPISHLSPYYEPPSGKSSPRLTHSQSLPLTQSDSFPLPPSHPAPSSPFHRLSLPSPSPSLAPAISVQMMLPGHKKSYCDQEEDYSPL; from the exons ATGATGGCGTTCCTGCAGAGGATGCGTTCCCCGTCCCTCTCCTTTTTCCAGACAGTCGTGTCTCTCCTCCTGAGCACCGTGGCCCTGGTGTCCTCCTTCTGGTGTGTGGGGAAACAGAAGGTCCCCAAGCCGCTCTGTTCAGCTACCAAGCACAGCAACTGCATCCCTGTTCCAGGCATGTCCAACTCCTCCAACATCCAGTTCTTCTGGGAGACCGGGGACGACCGTTTCGTCTTTCCCACCTTCCACACAGGCCTGTTTTTCATCTGCGAGGAGAACATTTATGCAGACGAATGGG AGGAGAAGTGTCGAGGCTTTTATACTTTGACTCCCGGATCAGAAAAGG CAATGATGTGGCTGTCATTGTCGATGGAGCTGGCGTATATCGGCCTGCTGCTAATCAGCTGCATGCTGCTGTCTGTGCAGCTGTGCATCAGGGCCTGGTTCCCCTCGACGCTGCGCTGGGGCCAGCTGCTCAACGCCTTTGCAGCCATCTTCACAGTCCTGGGAG GTCTGCTCGGGATGGTGGGCCACATGATGTTCATGCAGGTGTTTCAGACCACTGTCTCAATGGGACCAGAAGACTTTAAACCTCATAGCTATGGCTACTCCTGGGCTTTCTA CGTGGCCTGGGTCGCCTTCACCGTCTGCATGGCGGCCGGCGTCTCCACCCTGAACAACTACACCAAAAAAGTCCTGATGGTGGGTCCAAGGCGCACCTCCAGCCTCAACCCCTGCAGCTATAACTTTGTGGGACTCTTTCCTCCAGCTCCTTATTACACCCCTCCCAACCCAGCCATCACCCTTGCCCCACCCTTGTCCGCCCCACCAATCTCCCACTTGTCCCCCTACTACGAGCCCCCGTCAGGGAAGTCTTCTCCAAGGCTCACACACTCCCAGTCTCTTCCTCTCACACAATCCGACTCtttccctcttcctccatctcacCCTGCACCCTCATCCCCTTTCCACCGCCTGTCCCTTCCCTCCCCGTCTCCTTCGCTTGCTCCCGCCATCTCTGTCCAAATGATGCTGCCGGGACACAAGAAGAGTTACTGTGATCAAGAAGAGGACTACAGTCCACTGTGA